A genomic window from Flavobacterium sp. I3-2 includes:
- a CDS encoding Lrp/AsnC family transcriptional regulator has protein sequence MKLDSIDYKLIELLQEDCKQTTRELALVLGLSTTAVYERVKKLEKTNVISKYVAIVDRNQVNRGFVVLSMIKIKTHSKEAIIQFEKKINDLPEVLECYNISGDYDYILKIGVKDMEAYREFMLAKLTSMDEVLSSHSLFTIGEIKNSTQYKLL, from the coding sequence ATGAAATTAGATTCAATCGATTACAAGCTTATCGAACTTTTGCAAGAAGATTGCAAACAGACGACTAGAGAACTAGCGTTAGTTCTTGGTTTATCAACAACAGCAGTTTATGAACGTGTAAAAAAATTAGAAAAGACCAATGTAATTTCTAAATATGTTGCGATTGTAGACCGAAATCAAGTTAATAGAGGTTTTGTTGTTTTGTCAATGATAAAAATAAAGACACATTCAAAAGAAGCTATTATTCAATTTGAGAAAAAAATTAATGACTTACCAGAAGTTTTAGAATGTTATAACATCAGTGGTGATTATGATTATATTCTAAAAATTGGTGTAAAGGACATGGAAGCTTACAGAGAATTCATGTTAGCTAAATTAACTAGTATGGACGAAGTTTTAAGTTCTCACAGTTTATTCACAATTGGAGAAATTAAAAACTCAACCCAATACAAATTATTGTAA
- the lpdA gene encoding dihydrolipoyl dehydrogenase, whose translation MSSFDVVVIGSGPGGYVAAIRCAQLGMKTAIIEKYPTLGGTCLNVGCIPSKALLASSHHFEELQHFADHGIEVSGEVKVNLEKMIARKQAVVDQTSGGVKFLMDKNNITVFEGVGSFESATTVLVTKNDGTRETIEAKNTIIATGSKPSSLPFISIDKERIITSTEALKLKEVPKHLIIIGGGVIGLELGQVYLRLGAQVSVVEFADRVLPTMDGAVSKEITKVLKKAGMKFYTSHKVQGVERNGDVVIVKAENAKGEIITLEGDYSLVSVGRRPYTDGLNAEKAGVKLTERGQVEVNNHLQTTASNIYAIGDVVCGAMLAHKAEEEGVLVAEQLAGQKPHIDYNLIPGVVYTWPEVAAVGKTEEQLKAEGKEYKVGQFPFKALGRARASADTDGFVKILADKATDEILGFHIVGARAADLIAEAVVAMEFRASAEDITRMSHAHPTFAEAIKEAALAATENRALHV comes from the coding sequence ATGAGCTCATTTGACGTAGTTGTAATTGGTTCTGGTCCTGGTGGATATGTCGCGGCAATTCGTTGCGCACAATTAGGGATGAAAACTGCTATTATTGAAAAATATCCAACTTTAGGTGGTACTTGTTTAAATGTAGGGTGTATTCCTTCTAAAGCTTTATTAGCATCATCTCACCACTTCGAAGAGTTACAACATTTCGCAGATCACGGAATTGAGGTTTCAGGAGAAGTTAAAGTTAACTTAGAAAAAATGATTGCTCGTAAACAAGCAGTTGTTGATCAAACTTCTGGTGGAGTTAAATTTTTAATGGACAAAAATAACATTACCGTATTTGAGGGAGTTGGTTCATTCGAAAGTGCAACGACAGTTTTAGTAACTAAAAATGATGGAACTAGAGAAACTATCGAAGCTAAAAATACCATTATCGCTACAGGTTCTAAACCATCATCTTTACCATTTATTTCTATCGATAAAGAAAGAATCATCACTTCAACTGAAGCTTTAAAATTAAAAGAAGTTCCTAAACACTTAATCATCATTGGTGGTGGAGTTATCGGATTAGAATTGGGACAAGTTTATTTACGTTTAGGAGCACAAGTTTCTGTAGTTGAATTCGCAGACCGCGTTTTACCAACAATGGACGGAGCTGTTTCTAAAGAAATTACTAAAGTTCTTAAAAAAGCTGGAATGAAATTCTACACTTCTCACAAAGTTCAAGGTGTTGAGCGTAACGGAGATGTAGTTATCGTTAAAGCTGAAAATGCTAAAGGAGAAATCATCACTTTAGAAGGAGATTATTCTTTAGTTTCTGTTGGTCGTCGTCCATACACAGACGGATTAAACGCAGAAAAAGCTGGTGTTAAATTAACAGAAAGAGGTCAAGTAGAAGTAAACAATCATTTACAAACTACAGCTTCTAACATCTACGCTATAGGTGATGTGGTTTGCGGTGCTATGTTAGCTCATAAAGCTGAAGAAGAAGGTGTTTTAGTTGCTGAGCAATTAGCAGGTCAAAAACCTCATATCGATTATAACTTAATTCCAGGAGTAGTTTACACTTGGCCAGAAGTTGCAGCTGTAGGAAAAACAGAAGAGCAATTAAAAGCTGAAGGTAAAGAATACAAAGTGGGGCAATTCCCATTCAAAGCATTAGGACGTGCACGTGCTTCTGCTGACACAGACGGATTTGTAAAAATCTTAGCAGACAAAGCAACAGACGAAATCTTAGGATTCCACATCGTTGGAGCTCGTGCTGCAGACTTAATCGCTGAAGCTGTTGTTGCAATGGAATTCAGAGCATCTGCAGAAGACATCACTCGTATGTCTCACGCACACCCAACATTTGCAGAAGCAATCAAAGAAGCTGCTTTAGCTGCAACAGAAAATAGAGCATTACACGTTTAA
- a CDS encoding tetratricopeptide repeat protein, which produces MKKTTLLFIFLCSVFIQAQEKLNFDTNYIRSEDKWIAFPADSLGYHPYGFIYIDPHAGLTLVFSGTFKIENGDKLSTQKVENSSMKYRLEPNNSLVAILPQSYLNKLEIPETPDWLKYYSKNNINSTQELYNIGYTYNAWGECSKAISYLEQAYKIDANLPHINADYAFSLNCLKRYSEALEVLKNTNKLKPNDAYINKEILYAQLHNNQLKDAIETYDYILKNITETTYNSENAFNIAGEYYRKNDLKNFNNWVQKTQLEDDINFGTDVKELRRLLEQKK; this is translated from the coding sequence ATGAAAAAAACGACACTTTTATTCATCTTCTTATGTTCAGTATTTATACAAGCGCAAGAAAAATTAAATTTCGATACAAACTACATTCGAAGCGAAGATAAATGGATTGCTTTTCCAGCAGATTCACTAGGTTATCATCCGTATGGTTTCATCTATATTGATCCTCATGCTGGTTTAACATTGGTTTTTTCCGGAACTTTCAAAATAGAAAATGGTGATAAACTATCTACGCAAAAAGTTGAAAATTCTTCAATGAAATATAGACTTGAACCTAATAATAGCTTAGTTGCAATACTTCCTCAATCATATTTGAATAAATTAGAAATTCCTGAAACTCCAGATTGGTTAAAATATTATTCAAAAAACAATATTAATTCTACACAAGAATTGTATAACATTGGATATACTTATAATGCTTGGGGCGAATGCTCAAAAGCGATTTCATATCTAGAACAAGCATATAAAATAGATGCTAATTTACCACATATAAATGCGGATTATGCCTTTTCTTTGAATTGTTTAAAAAGATATTCTGAAGCTTTAGAAGTGCTAAAAAACACAAATAAACTAAAACCAAATGACGCATATATTAATAAAGAAATTCTTTATGCACAATTACATAATAATCAATTAAAAGATGCAATTGAAACGTACGATTACATCCTAAAAAATATAACTGAAACAACCTACAATTCTGAAAATGCTTTTAACATTGCAGGTGAATATTATCGTAAAAATGATTTAAAAAACTTTAATAATTGGGTACAAAAAACGCAACTTGAAGATGATATAAACTTCGGTACAGATGTTAAAGAACTTCGTAGGCTTCTAGAACAGAAGAAATAA